The nucleotide sequence CCACTGGCAAAGGAACTCCTTCCACCGGCAATAATATCAGCATGGTGATGAGCCAGAGCAACAGGCGACCGATCGGCTGGAAAAATTCTCTCAGGGGTTCGCCATGGTGAATCCAGTCCACTAGCTTGCTGTCGTAGACTCCCCGGAATTGCAACAGCCAGCCACTACTGAATAGGGCCGTGGTGAGGCCCACCAGGTAGATCTTGCGCCAGATGGGACTCCAGAGCAGGGCTCGCAGCTTTCCATTTCTCCAGGCAGATACACTTGCTGACAGCAAGATGCCCAGCAACACCAGAGCTTCGGCAGCGAGGGTGAGGGCGACAAAGTAATGGGTGGCAACTCCTAAGATATTGGCGATCGCCCACAGTATCGGCCAGCGATTGGGGAAGGGCGAACCGGGCGATCGCAGTGCTCGAACGGCAATGGTGAAGGCACTCAAGGAGAGCAAAATCCACAGAATCGCCAGGGTGTAATGGCGGGTTTCTTGGGCTAAGTAAATGCCGAAGGGGGAGACGGCCATCAACAGGGCGGCGAATTGACCGGCTAGGGGCGATCGAAATAGGGTGCGTCCGGCGAAAAAGGTGGCGGGGATGGCGGCGACGCCGAGGAGGGCGCTGAAGGCCCGTGCCAGCCAGAGGGAGACCAGTCCTGTGGGGGATAGCAGTTGCAACCACAGATGGCTGAGGGCGAAATACAGAGGGGGGTGAGTGCTCTCGGCCATGAGGGTGCGGACGGTGTCTGCGGGGCCGAGGTTGCGGTCCACTTGTAGCGGAGCGAGTAAGTCTGGGATGGCAATGGGGCGATCGAGGGGGATGTCGCGATAGCCGTGGCCGAGGCTAAAGGCCAATGTAGACCATTCGTCGCCCCAGGGGGGTTTGGAGTCTAGGAGTGTAAAGCGCAGGGCAAAGGCGATCGCCGTCCAAAGGAGAACGAGCGCCGTCGTGGGCCAGAACTGGTGAGGGCGGAGGCGTTGGGGCATTGCTGTGGATGGACAGTGACGTGGAGTTGTGGCGATCGCCTTATTCTTCTAAAAATAGATTTTCACTGCCGAATCACAACGGTTACGCCTTGAAGCTGCTCGGCTTCACATCAGTCGAACCCAACTCAACAGTAGTTTGCGAAGACGATGGCGGCATCTGTTGCAACCGGGCCTCAACCCGATTGCCCAATTCCCCCAAATAAGCATCGACAATCCCGATCGCCCTCAATCCCTGCACCGTATGCATTAAATAGTCGCAGCAGGTTCCCCATTCCCCCCTCGCCGTCGCGATCGTTTCCACCGTGCGCTCCAGCGATAATTTGCCTGCGTAATGGACGTGCTGGCGATTGGCGGCAAAGGCGATCGCCCATCTTTCACAATCGCGATCGCGCACCCGCACCCACCTCGGGCAATAGGCTTGCAGCATCATTTCCCGCCGCCACACGGGCAGCAGTTCGTCACGGGCGCGGGCGGCATCTACTCGATAGGCCACCCCCCGGCAGCTACCGCCGCGATCGAGCCCTAACACCAAGCCCGGATTTTCGATCGAGCCCCGTCCGAGGGGCGATTGCAAGCAAAATCGACGGTGCCAGCCGTAGACTTTGACCAAACGGCGATCGCAAAACTGAAATGTCGGATTCCAAATTAGAGAGCCGTAGGCAAATACCCATACCTGCTTGCCATTGGGATTGCGCTGCAAGCAATTGAGCATCGATTGCTGTAATTCAGCTTCACTCAGCACCGCGACTCCCGCTCGGTCTGCAGTTATCCCTGCCTGCAGCAGCATGCGCTGCAGGTGGCGAGCTTGTAAGTCGGTGCGAGTCAGGGCCATGTCGGGCGATTATGCTTTGAAGCCGTCGATATGGACACTGGTGGAAATCTTGGGGCCTGCCAATTTGTAGAGGGTATCGCGCTCGTTTTGATTGGTTTTGAATTCACCCCACTGCGCTACTTGCGTTTCTGTCAACATGGTTCCCATTGGGGGAAATTCTTGATTGATGTATGCTTTGACACCGGTAGTGAAGTAAGGGTCATCTTTGCGCACGTATTGGCGGGGTTCGATTTCAACTGCCACAAGCTTGCGGGTAGCAGTTTCCACACAGATAAAAATATCGGTTTCCATAAAGACAGGGAAGAATCCAACACAGACACAATTTTGGGTCAGAGCAGCAGATCGCACTCACTTTCTCACAGTAATCTAGGTTCGCCTTCTGGTGAAGGGGGGGTGAGGAATGCGGGGGTGTTGCAGAGCTGAAATTTGATGCTTCAATCGGGTTATCGCTAGCGGGTTCCCAATGGCTCCTAAAAAGACTGCTAAGAAATCCTCAAAGACCGATCGGTTAAGCCCGACAGCACCGATTATTCCGGGGGAACTGCTGCTGGCAGACGAGCCCATTCAGGCTAATGTGGGGCGATCGACGATCGCTCTAGAGGTGACCAACAGCGGCGATCGCCCCATCCAAGTGGGATCGCACTATCACTTTTTTGAAGTCAACCGTGCCCTGCAGTTCGATCGCGCCTCCAGTTTCGGCATGCGCCTCAACATTCCCTCCGGCAACGCCGTCCGCTTCGAGCCGGGTCAAACCCACACCGTTACGCTCGTGGCCTTGGGGGGCAAAGGATTAGTACACGGGTTTAACGGGTTAACGGGGGGCAGCGTGCGGACTGCGACGCAAAAAGAGCGATCGCTGCAGCGGGTCGCAGCTTGGTTGGAAACAGGGGCGATCGGCTAGCCGTTTTGCCATTCGCGCCGCACTCATTGCTTCCACTGAGATGAATTCAGCCTGTTTGAAGGCATCGCAGCAAAATTAGGAGGCAGATTCTCGCAGTTGTCGCGAGCGCTCTTTGGCTGCCCGAACGGCTTCCATCAAGGCCGAGCGGAATCCCCTTTGCTCCAAGACCGAAATACCGGCGATCGTCGTGCCGCCCGGACTGGTCACCCGATCTTTTAACACGGCGGGGTGCAAATTTTCTGACTGCAGCAGTTGAGCGCTGCCCAACATGGTTTGGATGGCGAGTTCGGTGGCGATCGCCCGAGGCAGCCCCACCCGTACGCCCCCATCAATCAACGCCTCGATTGTCACAGCCATATACCCCGGCCCCGAGCCCGATAGAGCCGTCACCGCATCCATTTGCGATTCGGGGATCGCCAGCGTGCGACCGACGGCTTCAAATAACGCCTGCGCTCGGGCTGCTTGGGCCTCGGTCACAGAGCCGCCAAAACTTAAAGCAGTCATCCCCGCACCGACTAACGCCGGGGTATTGGGCATTGCCCGCACCACTGCCGCTTGAGGAAAGGCAGTCTCCAACTGCGCTAGCGAAATCCCCGCCAAGATCGACACCACCAAATCGGCCTCGATATGAGGCTGGACTTGCTCTACCACCAGCGGAAAAACTTGGGGCTTAACCGCCAACAACACCGTCTCAGCTTTAGCTGCAACAGTGTTGTCAGAAAGAGCGCGCAGCCCCCATTCGTCAGAAAGAGCGCGCCTCAGATTTAAATTGGGTTCGCTCACGCCCACCTCTTGGGGAGAATAGAGTTGAGCGCGGAGAATCCCTCGCAACAGGGCAGAGCCCATCGCCCCGCCTCCAATAACCGCCAACTTAAGGGGTGTGGATAATTCGGAGGTCAGAGCATTCATTCTAGACGGCACATCCGAGCACGAAACTGCTGACGAACAGGATAGCCGTTGCGGGAGAGGAAGGCTAGCCGTTCGCGGCGGCGGCCCAGACGGGGTTATTCGCGCTGAAGTCTAACGGACGCTCGATGGGAGTCGGTTCGGGAGTGGAGATGGTGTCCTGTTGGCCAGTCGTGGTTGGGGTGGTGACGGCGATGCAGTTGGGGGTGAACAAAAAGATGTTTTCGCCAATGCGCTCTTGATGGCCGTCAATGGCATAAGTTCCGCCCGCTACAAAGTCCACCGAACGCTGTGCATCGGCAGGATCCATGAGCGTTAGGTTCATCACTACAGATTTGCGATCGCGCAAGTGCTTAATCACTTCCGCCATCTCGTCAAAGCTGCGCGGATTGACGAGCAACACTTCTCCCTGCAAGTTTTGTACTCCTGGCATATCAATCACTTTGTTGCTATCTAAATGAGAAACGGGCATGGGGCGATCGCGCAGCGGCCGACTGGGGGTGCGAGTCTTAAAGTCGTTGGAGGCAGACTCGCGATCTCGATCCCAGCGACGACGGCGAGCAGCTGAGTCTAGCGGTGCATACTCCGAAGAGGGGCGATCTCGCTCGTACAGGTCGCGATAGTCGCGCCCGTCCAACTCTGCATAGTCGTCTTCAATCGCATCCATTGGGTCGGTAAATCCAACCATTTCCTTGAGCTTGCCAAATAATGCAGCCATGATTAATCTCCCCAATTCTAATTCTGAATTTATTGAAGGAGCCCAACAGCGATTTCTACCTCAAGCCCCTGCAACTGACATGTATGCCAGCCTGTGCGCGATACAACAGACTCTAGCCGATCTCTACAATTCTGCACAGACTATCCTTGCCAAATCTGAAAAGCTTTTTTCGACAGATTTCGTATTTAAGGTGAGGTCGAAATGCTTCTTTACAAAGAAGCGACAAGATTCGCAACAAATACGCCACTACCGATAGCGCTTGGTATAGATATAGAGGCGATTTAACCCTTATCCCTAGTATTTACGCAGCCTTTGCTACAGGACTTGGCGACCCCTTCAAATGGCGGACGATCGAAAACTTTATGTTTATTTAGGGATCGCTTCATGTTATTAAACCTCAACACTTGAATTCAGATCGATTCGTCAGAAGAAGAGGTTTTAAAGATCGATCGGCCAATCCTGATTTGGGTTGCACCCGCTCGGATGGCTGTGGGGTAGTCTCCCGACATACCCATTGACAGGACGAGGGGCTGTTGCCGATCGCAAGGACAGACAGGGCTGGCTTGAAGGCGATCGCCTAGATCTTTCAGCTTGAGAAATAAGCTTAGCGACTCTTTTGGACTGAGGCCAGCGGGCAGGATGGTCATGAGGCCGCGAATGTGTAGGTGGGGGAGCTGAGCCAGTTGGGGCAGGCTATCCAGCAGTTCGGCGGGGGACCAGCCGTGTTTGTTGGGATCGGGGGCGAGCTTAACTTGTAGGCAAATCTGCGGAATTCGGTTTAGTTCTGCCGCGATGCGATCGAGACGCTGAGCCAGTTTGAGGCTGTCGACGCTGTCAATCCAATCGAAAAGCTGGACGGCTTTGCGGGCTTTGTTGGACTGGAGGTGGCCGATGAGGTGCCAAGTGCAGTCGGAAAGATCGGCAAGCTGAGCTAATTTGGCTTCGGCTTCTTGGATGCGGCTTTCACCAAAATGACGCAATCCGGCACTGTAGGCAGTGCGAATGTGGCCTGCCGAGAAGCCTTTGCTAATGGCAATGATGCAGACGCTAGGGGGGATTTCGGCTTGGAGTTGGGCTATCCGATCGCCGATGTAGGAGAGATCTGCGCTGGAGGGGGCTGTCGAGTTCACTGTACAGATATTGTATTTGCTGGGGTTGTTTGGCGGGCGAACCACTGGCGCATGCCGGTCAGAATGCGCTCGGTGGCACGACCGTCGCCAAAGGGGTTGGCGGCTTTGGCCATGCGGGCGTAGGCTTCGGGATCGCTCAAGAGTTCTGAGGCGGCGGCGACGATCGCCTCGGGATCGGTGCCCACTAAGCGGGCAGTGCCTGCGGCGATCGCTTCGGGGCGTTCGGTGGTTTGGCGCAGGACGAGGACAGGTTTGCCTAGGGCTGGGGCCTCTTCTTGAATGCCGCCGGAATCACTCAGGATGAGGGTGCAGTGTTGCAGGGCGGCGACGAGATCGCCGTAGCTGAGGGGTTCGACTAGGTGGGCGCGGGGATGGTTGGCAAGGACGGTGTTGAGGGGATCGCGAACGGTGGGGTTGCGATGCAGGGGGAGCAGCAGGGCGGTGTCGGGGAAGCGATCGAGTAGGGTGCGGAAGGCGGTGGCGATCGCTTTGAGGGGATCGCCCCAGTTTTCGCGGCGGTGGACAGTAGCGAGAAGGATGCGACGATCGTTCCAGTTGAGTTGGGGGACGGGGGGGGTGAGGTCTTGTCGGGCGATGGCGAGCAGGGCGTCGATGACGGTGTTGCCGGTTTTGATGGGGGTGCCGACGGCGCTGGAGGCTTTGAGATTGGCGAGGGCGCGATCGGTGGGGGCAAAGTTGAGGCTGGCCAGTTGGGAGATGAGGCGACGGTTGGCTTCTTCGGGGTAGGGGTTGAAGAGGTCGTCGGTGCGCAGTCCAGCTTCGACGTGGCCGATGGGGATTTGGCGGTAGAAGGCGGCGAGGGCGGCGGCGAAGGCAGTGGTGGTGTCTCCTTGCACGATCGCGAGGTCGGGGTTGGCCTGTTGGAAGTAGGTTTCTAGGCCGCGCAGGCTGCGCTCGGTGATGTCAGTCAGGGTTTGGCCCGGTTGCATGATGTCGAGGTTGACGTCTGCTTTGAGGTGAAATAGTTGCATGACTTGGTCCACCATTTCGCGGTGTTGGCCAGTGAGGACGACTTCAACTTCAAAGTCGGGGGCAGTTTGCAGTCCGGCGATAACGGGGGCGAGTTTGATGGCTTCGGGGCGGGTGCCGAGGATTGCGGCAATGCGATGGGGGGCGGTCACGGTGGTGGGTAGGGGGGATTGCTGGATCTAGCTTGTCATATGTTGGTTTTTGGGTTGGGGAAGGAACCATTGCTTTTTTAGTTTGGGATTCAAGTCGGGGTATCGATAAGGTCGGGAAGGTTTTGGAGGAGGGCGGGCAGAATTCGAAAAGGGATTTGCACGGTCGCACTCGCTTCGGGCAGATCGTTATGATGTCGAAAGAACAAATGCGGACACTCAGGCATCTATGAACGGGTTAGCAGTGAAGTTGAAACAGCTCGGGATCGCGCTCCTAGCGATCGCCTGGATGGGATTGAATCTCTTCAGTCCTCCCCCCGCCCGGGCAAAAGAGATCCACAGCTTCCGCACCCCCCCTGTCACTCAGCTAGCGGATGTGCGATTGGGGGCGGACAGTATCCAGCCCCCCACGATCGCCGCCCCCAACCTGCTCATGCCCAGCTTGACCGAAGGAGTCAGGAAGACCGTATCGAGCAATGGCCTCACCGTCTTGAGCAAAGAAGTCCATACCGCCCCCGTCGTCGCCGTACAAGTGTGGTATCGGGTCGGCAGTGCTAACGAAACCTCGGGCAACAACGGCATTTCCCACCAACTGGAACACCTCCTGTTCAAAGGCACCCGAGAACGCCCCGTACAATTCGGTCGCCTGTTCGACGCCATCGGCAGCCGCTCTAACGCCTTCACCACCTTTGACGCCACCGCTTACGTCAACACCCTCAGCCGCGATCGCCTCGATACCATCTTGACCCTCGAAGCCGATCGCGCCCTCAACACCCGCATTGACGATGCCTCCGTCGAAAGCGAAAAGCGAGTGGTCATCTCCGAACTGCAAGGCTACGAAAACTCCCCCAACTATCGCCTCAACCGAGCCGTCCGCAGTTCCCTGTTCGAGTCGCCCCGAGACAGTAGCATCGCCGCCTACGGCCTGCCCATCGGCGGTACCCGCGCCGATGTCGCACAATTCACCCCCGCACAAATCAAAGCCTATTACCGCCAGTACTACGCCCCCGACAATGCCGTGTTAGTGGTGGTGGGAGATTTTGACACCAACGACCTGCTCCACAGCGTTCGCAACACCTTTGGAAAATTGCGCGGCCACCCCAATCGCACCAAGGCCCAACCGGCGATCGCCAAGCCCCTGCCCCCCTCCGATCCCATTCACCTCGAAGAACCGGGCAGCCTGCGCCTCCTCTCCCACATGTACCCCTTGCCCGCCGCCACCCACCCCGATGTCCCTGCCCTCGACTTGCTCAGTGCCATTCTGTCGCGGGGGCGCAGCGGTCGCTTCTATCGCAATCTCATCCAAACGAACATCACCAATAGCGTCAGCAGCGGCACCTCCAACCTGCAAGGGGCTGGCTGGTTTAATGTGGGTGCCTCAATGCGAGACGGCCAACCGACAGAAGCCGTGGAGGAGGCCATTTTTGCCGAATTGGAGCGCCTGCGCGCCGAACCTGCGAGCGAGGCAGAGTTGCAGCGGGTCAAACGACAATTAATCGCAGGCGTGGTATTGGGCTTTCGCGATATTTCCAGTCAGGCTCGCCAACTGGGCAGCGATGAAGTGCTCGCTGGCGACTATCGAGATAGCGATCGCTACCTACAAGCCGCTGCTGCCGTCACCCCGGCCGATATTCAACGGGTGGCCCGCCAGTACCTGCGGCCCGAGCTGTGCCACAAAGGCTATTTCACCCCCACCCAATTCGCTCCTTCTGACTTGAGTACAGATGCCGGAGAGGCGATCGCCGATCGCCCCGCAACAGTGGTGCTGGACGATGCCGATAATGCGCTCGACCTGCAACAGTATTTACCTGCAGCCGCCGACTCCGAGATCGATTTCTCCAATCAACCCATCCCCGAAAAAATCGTCTATGGCAATGGGTTGAAGCTGCTGCTGCTGCCAGATCGCAGCGCTCCCGTCGTGACTCTAGAGGGGCAAGTGGATGCGGGCAGTGGCTTCGATCGCCCGGAAACAGCCGGCTTG is from Synechococcus sp. PCC 7336 and encodes:
- a CDS encoding gamma-glutamylcyclotransferase → MALTRTDLQARHLQRMLLQAGITADRAGVAVLSEAELQQSMLNCLQRNPNGKQVWVFAYGSLIWNPTFQFCDRRLVKVYGWHRRFCLQSPLGRGSIENPGLVLGLDRGGSCRGVAYRVDAARARDELLPVWRREMMLQAYCPRWVRVRDRDCERWAIAFAANRQHVHYAGKLSLERTVETIATARGEWGTCCDYLMHTVQGLRAIGIVDAYLGELGNRVEARLQQMPPSSSQTTVELGSTDVKPSSFKA
- a CDS encoding urease subunit beta, whose product is MIPGELLLADEPIQANVGRSTIALEVTNSGDRPIQVGSHYHFFEVNRALQFDRASSFGMRLNIPSGNAVRFEPGQTHTVTLVALGGKGLVHGFNGLTGGSVRTATQKERSLQRVAAWLETGAIG
- the proC gene encoding pyrroline-5-carboxylate reductase — encoded protein: MNALTSELSTPLKLAVIGGGAMGSALLRGILRAQLYSPQEVGVSEPNLNLRRALSDEWGLRALSDNTVAAKAETVLLAVKPQVFPLVVEQVQPHIEADLVVSILAGISLAQLETAFPQAAVVRAMPNTPALVGAGMTALSFGGSVTEAQAARAQALFEAVGRTLAIPESQMDAVTALSGSGPGYMAVTIEALIDGGVRVGLPRAIATELAIQTMLGSAQLLQSENLHPAVLKDRVTSPGGTTIAGISVLEQRGFRSALMEAVRAAKERSRQLRESAS
- a CDS encoding cell division protein SepF, with the translated sequence MAALFGKLKEMVGFTDPMDAIEDDYAELDGRDYRDLYERDRPSSEYAPLDSAARRRRWDRDRESASNDFKTRTPSRPLRDRPMPVSHLDSNKVIDMPGVQNLQGEVLLVNPRSFDEMAEVIKHLRDRKSVVMNLTLMDPADAQRSVDFVAGGTYAIDGHQERIGENIFLFTPNCIAVTTPTTTGQQDTISTPEPTPIERPLDFSANNPVWAAAANG
- a CDS encoding YggS family pyridoxal phosphate-dependent enzyme encodes the protein MNSTAPSSADLSYIGDRIAQLQAEIPPSVCIIAISKGFSAGHIRTAYSAGLRHFGESRIQEAEAKLAQLADLSDCTWHLIGHLQSNKARKAVQLFDWIDSVDSLKLAQRLDRIAAELNRIPQICLQVKLAPDPNKHGWSPAELLDSLPQLAQLPHLHIRGLMTILPAGLSPKESLSLFLKLKDLGDRLQASPVCPCDRQQPLVLSMGMSGDYPTAIRAGATQIRIGRSIFKTSSSDESI
- the wecB gene encoding non-hydrolyzing UDP-N-acetylglucosamine 2-epimerase, which translates into the protein MTAPHRIAAILGTRPEAIKLAPVIAGLQTAPDFEVEVVLTGQHREMVDQVMQLFHLKADVNLDIMQPGQTLTDITERSLRGLETYFQQANPDLAIVQGDTTTAFAAALAAFYRQIPIGHVEAGLRTDDLFNPYPEEANRRLISQLASLNFAPTDRALANLKASSAVGTPIKTGNTVIDALLAIARQDLTPPVPQLNWNDRRILLATVHRRENWGDPLKAIATAFRTLLDRFPDTALLLPLHRNPTVRDPLNTVLANHPRAHLVEPLSYGDLVAALQHCTLILSDSGGIQEEAPALGKPVLVLRQTTERPEAIAAGTARLVGTDPEAIVAAASELLSDPEAYARMAKAANPFGDGRATERILTGMRQWFARQTTPANTISVQ
- a CDS encoding pitrilysin family protein yields the protein MNGLAVKLKQLGIALLAIAWMGLNLFSPPPARAKEIHSFRTPPVTQLADVRLGADSIQPPTIAAPNLLMPSLTEGVRKTVSSNGLTVLSKEVHTAPVVAVQVWYRVGSANETSGNNGISHQLEHLLFKGTRERPVQFGRLFDAIGSRSNAFTTFDATAYVNTLSRDRLDTILTLEADRALNTRIDDASVESEKRVVISELQGYENSPNYRLNRAVRSSLFESPRDSSIAAYGLPIGGTRADVAQFTPAQIKAYYRQYYAPDNAVLVVVGDFDTNDLLHSVRNTFGKLRGHPNRTKAQPAIAKPLPPSDPIHLEEPGSLRLLSHMYPLPAATHPDVPALDLLSAILSRGRSGRFYRNLIQTNITNSVSSGTSNLQGAGWFNVGASMRDGQPTEAVEEAIFAELERLRAEPASEAELQRVKRQLIAGVVLGFRDISSQARQLGSDEVLAGDYRDSDRYLQAAAAVTPADIQRVARQYLRPELCHKGYFTPTQFAPSDLSTDAGEAIADRPATVVLDDADNALDLQQYLPAAADSEIDFSNQPIPEKIVYGNGLKLLLLPDRSAPVVTLEGQVDAGSGFDRPETAGLAALTASNLTSGTERQTALEFAETLENLGAGLGFAARREGVEFGGAALAQDLPLLVEQLADALLRPTFPADQLELNRQRSLARLQAILDNPSSVAVRTFQQSLYPPDHPYYTMTTAESLQAIGRDEAIAFYQAHYRPDTTTIALVGDFDVEAAKALFSQYFNDWSKPGTAPKLEFPEVTPLAQTERQYARLEGKSQSVTYLGHLGIKRLDPNFETALLLNDIVGGNTLASRLGREIRDRQGLTYGISSGFRTGRGVGPFVVSMQTDPTDVDRAVESAIAVLDQVKSEGVTEAELELSRDSIVNSFPVSLADPDAVASAFLQREVLGIPLEDLYEFPQKLKAIELEDVNRLAQQILQPEAMQIVTAGP